In Ascaphus truei isolate aAscTru1 chromosome 5, aAscTru1.hap1, whole genome shotgun sequence, one genomic interval encodes:
- the LOC142494402 gene encoding uncharacterized protein LOC142494402, which yields MSQIERVIIQVPKEIQNVNRTLQAIVVNLSQVNQLRYTAREQQFHFTPSEDGSLHAATFSPESSFLHSPVLDDTGTVGASSVQVPLNIQPLTSVQNQERTPTNETRKRKLGQQLLLTSFWKKIKTPKQETAPPSVVQCLATASQLPQATPSAPEVQQPTPSATEVPQPTPNAPEVQQPTRSATEVPQPTTSAPEVQQPTTSATELLQASTSHTVKDKVLGKGKRQTQQPTSRPVTRSQKDKQK from the coding sequence atgtcacaaattgaaagagtcatcatccaagttcctaaagaaatccaaaatgtaaacaggacattacaagcaatagttgtgaatctaagccaagtaAATCAGTTGCGAtatacagcaagagaacaacaattccactttaccccatctgaggatggatctttacatgctgctactttttctccagagtcatcatttcttcattccccagttctggatgatactggtacagtaggtgcaagttctgtgcaggtccctctcaacatccaaccgcttacatctgttcaaaatcaggaacggacacctacaaatgagacacgaaaaagaaaattagggcaacaattactactaaccagcttttggaaaaagattaaaacaccaaaacaagaaactgctccaccatcagtcgtgcaatgtttagcaactgcttcacaactgccacaggccacacccagtgcccctgaagtgcaacagcccacacccagtgccactgaagtgccacagcccacacccaatgcccctgaagtgcaacagcccacacgtagtgccactgaagtgccacagcccacaaccagtgcccctgaagtgcaacagcccacaaccagtgccacagaactgctacaggccagtacaagtcatacagttaaggacaaagtacttggcaaagggaaaaggcaaacacaacagccaacaagcaggcctgtgactcgctctcaaaaggataaacaaaaataa